In Clostridium sp. DL-VIII, the following proteins share a genomic window:
- a CDS encoding helix-turn-helix domain-containing protein, translating to MKIREEYTCPLELVHDMIKGKWKSIILWRLRLGATSLAKLERDIDGINQKMLLEQLKELIDYGFVQKKTFDGYPLRVEYSLTIDMGMQIIDALKIMQSIGINYLKEHGMETILIEKGVIPE from the coding sequence ATGAAAATAAGAGAAGAATATACTTGTCCTTTAGAATTGGTGCACGATATGATTAAAGGAAAATGGAAATCTATTATATTATGGAGGTTACGCTTAGGTGCTACATCATTGGCCAAATTAGAAAGAGATATTGATGGAATCAATCAAAAAATGCTGCTAGAGCAATTGAAAGAATTGATTGATTATGGATTTGTACAAAAGAAAACATTTGATGGGTATCCTCTTCGAGTGGAATACTCTCTGACAATAGATATGGGAATGCAGATTATAGATGCTCTAAAAATTATGCAGTCCATTGGCATTAATTATTTAAAAGAACATGGTATGGAAACGATATTGATTGAAAAGGGGGTCATTCCAGAGTAA
- a CDS encoding glucose 1-dehydrogenase: protein MSNSGKLSNKIALVTGGSKGIGASIAKHLGAAGATVVVNYSSSKSAADRTVAEIQAEGGTAWAVQGDFSKPEEITRVFSEIKQKHEKLDILVNNAGVFGYASLEDTTPEEFYRQVNLNVLGLLLATKEAAAMIGPEGGSVINIGSLSGQMPAAGLSIYSATKGALNSITVSLSKELGPRKIRVNAINPGMVATPGLQSDAMGDNFEEKVLKSTPIGRIGQPEDIAKSAVFLASDDASWITGQLLNVSGGTTF, encoded by the coding sequence ATGAGTAATTCGGGAAAACTTTCCAACAAAATAGCATTGGTGACTGGAGGATCGAAAGGTATTGGAGCTTCTATTGCAAAACATCTTGGGGCGGCAGGGGCAACTGTGGTGGTAAACTACTCAAGCAGCAAGTCAGCTGCGGACAGGACTGTTGCGGAAATTCAGGCAGAAGGTGGTACCGCATGGGCAGTGCAGGGCGATTTTTCGAAACCGGAAGAGATCACTCGAGTTTTTTCGGAAATCAAACAGAAGCACGAGAAGTTAGATATTCTGGTGAACAATGCTGGCGTATTTGGATACGCATCGCTTGAGGACACTACGCCAGAGGAATTTTACCGACAGGTTAATCTGAATGTGTTAGGACTGCTACTGGCAACGAAGGAAGCGGCGGCTATGATTGGTCCTGAGGGTGGGTCGGTGATCAACATCGGTTCACTTTCGGGCCAGATGCCGGCTGCAGGGCTTTCAATCTATTCAGCAACCAAAGGTGCGCTGAACTCGATTACCGTTTCGCTCTCCAAGGAACTTGGTCCTCGTAAGATCCGCGTCAATGCGATCAATCCAGGAATGGTGGCGACTCCAGGATTACAGTCTGACGCAATGGGAGATAATTTCGAAGAAAAGGTGCTTAAGAGTACGCCTATCGGCCGAATTGGTCAGCCGGAGGATATCGCGAAAAGTGCGGTGTTCTTAGCTTCGGATGACGCGTCTTGGATCACTGGTCAACTGCTTAACGTGAGCGGTGGGACGACGTTCTAG
- a CDS encoding helix-turn-helix domain-containing protein gives MEKLCYVSNKEPFEYTLSIISGKWNLKIIYLLACSGTLRYGELKKNIEGITHKMLSSQLKALENENIVSREEYPQIPPKVEYSLTIKGQSLIKLVKDMCDWGRENI, from the coding sequence TTGGAAAAGCTGTGCTATGTTAGTAATAAAGAGCCATTTGAATATACTTTGTCAATTATAAGTGGAAAATGGAATTTGAAAATCATTTATTTACTTGCCTGCAGTGGTACCCTTAGGTATGGGGAATTAAAGAAGAATATTGAAGGAATTACCCACAAGATGTTAAGCTCACAATTGAAAGCGCTAGAAAATGAAAATATAGTATCTCGAGAAGAATATCCTCAGATTCCACCCAAAGTTGAGTATTCCCTTACGATAAAAGGACAAAGTCTTATTAAGCTAGTTAAGGATATGTGTGATTGGGGAAGAGAAAATATTTAA
- a CDS encoding NUDIX pyrophosphatase: MGRAKYQVLVIPYIIQDNIIKYAVFHRSDMQVWQFIAGGGEDGETPLQSAKREAFEEASISTDNNYYHLETSCSISTECFKSYRSIWGEDCLVIPEYTFAVNVETDEMILSNEHTDCQWMDYKTAKEKLRYDSNKVALWEVDNKIKMRLLD, translated from the coding sequence ATGGGGAGAGCAAAATATCAAGTGTTGGTTATACCATATATAATTCAAGATAATATAATAAAGTATGCTGTATTTCATAGGTCGGATATGCAAGTATGGCAGTTTATTGCTGGTGGTGGCGAAGATGGAGAAACGCCACTCCAATCTGCAAAACGTGAAGCTTTTGAGGAAGCTAGTATCTCAACTGACAATAATTATTATCATTTGGAAACAAGTTGTAGTATTTCTACTGAATGTTTTAAATCATACAGAAGCATATGGGGGGAAGATTGTCTTGTTATTCCTGAATATACATTCGCAGTGAATGTGGAAACTGATGAAATGATACTTTCCAATGAACATACTGATTGCCAATGGATGGATTATAAAACTGCTAAGGAAAAGTTAAGATATGATAGTAATAAAGTAGCTTTATGGGAAGTTGACAACAAAATAAAAATGAGATTATTAGATTAA
- a CDS encoding GNAT family N-acetyltransferase: MEYIKINEKEFKFVVGTGKDYKFRKSFNTLTEKTFGFNFESWYQNGYWKNKYIPYSLMDGDVVVSNVSVSTMDFDVFGKTKRYIQLGTVMTDVKYRNQGLLRIIIERVIAEWKDKCELIYLFANNSVLDFYPKFGFNKLQEYQYSKLINKKEECGFARKLDMSNEQDKALVYSKANNSCSLSKIYMHGNVELIMFYCTLFMKNNAYYIEDYDAVVIAEFKEDTIEVLDVFCTKENSLDKILNCLINENIKREKLYFTPKEIESYTIMPLEGEDTLFILGKDTKLLAENQFMFPKLSHT; the protein is encoded by the coding sequence ATGGAATATATAAAGATTAATGAAAAAGAATTTAAATTTGTTGTTGGAACTGGTAAAGACTATAAATTTAGAAAAAGTTTTAATACGCTAACTGAGAAAACATTTGGATTTAATTTTGAGAGCTGGTATCAGAATGGATACTGGAAAAATAAATATATACCATATTCACTTATGGATGGAGATGTGGTTGTTTCAAATGTATCAGTTAGTACAATGGATTTTGATGTTTTTGGAAAAACAAAGAGGTATATTCAGTTAGGAACTGTGATGACCGATGTTAAATATAGAAATCAGGGACTACTAAGAATAATAATAGAAAGAGTCATTGCAGAATGGAAAGATAAATGTGAATTGATTTATTTGTTTGCTAATAATTCAGTTCTTGATTTTTATCCTAAATTTGGTTTTAATAAATTGCAAGAATATCAATATTCTAAATTAATAAATAAAAAGGAGGAGTGTGGATTTGCAAGAAAATTAGATATGTCTAATGAACAGGACAAGGCACTGGTGTATAGCAAAGCAAATAATTCATGTTCGCTATCAAAAATTTATATGCATGGTAATGTGGAATTAATTATGTTTTACTGTACTTTATTTATGAAGAATAACGCTTATTATATCGAAGATTATGATGCAGTTGTAATTGCAGAATTTAAGGAAGATACCATAGAAGTATTAGATGTTTTTTGTACAAAAGAAAATTCTTTAGATAAAATACTTAATTGTTTAATAAACGAAAATATAAAAAGAGAGAAGCTTTATTTTACACCAAAAGAAATAGAGTCTTATACAATTATGCCCCTTGAGGGAGAAGATACTTTATTTATTCTAGGTAAAGACACAAAATTACTTGCTGAAAATCAATTCATGTTTCCAAAGTTATCTCACACTTAA
- a CDS encoding TetR/AcrR family transcriptional regulator: protein MTFVRARTKEQITSRQEEIINACDELLSRFGYEGVTFKAISELTSFTRPSIYNYYKTKDEVLLDLIKRELIDWQKCLVEMMEITPTMTKEEYSRSLTQQLESHDKLLMLSSILAIFIEVNSSVSFEKQEDFEKELNKLRSTFAASVNQYFPTAVAEKKEIFQFTFFAYTFGLFPVLHPSQKRMKVIEQTKTGLHVPDFQYICYHGILLLLSDL from the coding sequence ATGACTTTCGTAAGAGCAAGAACAAAGGAACAAATCACCAGCCGGCAGGAAGAGATAATCAATGCATGTGATGAGCTATTAAGCCGCTTTGGATATGAGGGTGTAACGTTTAAGGCAATATCGGAACTAACCTCTTTTACCCGTCCATCGATTTATAATTACTATAAAACGAAAGATGAGGTTTTGCTGGATCTCATAAAAAGGGAATTAATTGACTGGCAGAAATGTCTTGTCGAAATGATGGAAATAACGCCTACAATGACAAAGGAAGAATACAGCAGATCCTTGACGCAGCAACTGGAATCACATGATAAATTGTTGATGCTATCAAGCATCCTCGCGATATTTATTGAAGTCAACAGTAGCGTCAGCTTTGAGAAACAGGAAGATTTTGAAAAGGAACTTAATAAGCTTCGGAGCACTTTTGCTGCAAGCGTGAACCAATATTTCCCTACGGCTGTCGCAGAAAAAAAGGAGATATTTCAATTTACATTTTTTGCTTATACATTTGGCTTGTTCCCAGTGTTACATCCATCTCAGAAAAGGATGAAGGTCATTGAACAGACAAAGACTGGTCTCCATGTACCAGATTTTCAATATATATGTTACCATGGAATATTACTTCTGTTGTCCGATTTATGA
- a CDS encoding phage integrase N-terminal SAM-like domain-containing protein — translation MVCTMNAFSRFYSKPPELLGEREIINYLEYCIKTKKLCRGTVNYINNTKLRFGT, via the coding sequence ATGGTTTGCACTATGAACGCCTTTTCTAGATTTTATAGCAAGCCACCTGAATTATTAGGTGAGCGTGAAATCATTAATTATTTAGAGTATTGCATAAAAACAAAAAAGTTATGCAGAGGAACTGTCAATTATATTAATAATACGAAGCTGAGATTTGGGACGTAA
- a CDS encoding LysE family translocator, whose translation MNTLNFLVTSFIIILIPGTGVTYTISTGITKGKRASIFAALGCTIGIIPHLCISIALSSFIINMSNNSFFILKLIGAIYLLYLGIGMIRSKTNFDLINNKSEEKAGTIIRSGILINLLNPKLTLFFFSFLPQYAKSINDNYITECLLYGFTFMIVTLLVFIGYGLLAGIANNFFMNSPKRISLLQKTFGIIFIVFATQLAFSSI comes from the coding sequence ATGAATACATTAAATTTTTTAGTCACATCGTTTATTATAATATTAATTCCAGGCACTGGAGTTACATATACAATTTCAACAGGAATAACAAAAGGAAAAAGAGCAAGCATATTTGCCGCTCTTGGTTGTACTATAGGTATTATTCCACATTTATGCATTAGTATTGCACTTTCATCATTTATTATTAATATGAGCAATAACTCTTTCTTCATTTTAAAACTAATTGGCGCTATATATTTGCTATATCTTGGTATTGGCATGATACGATCAAAAACAAATTTTGACCTAATAAACAATAAGTCAGAAGAAAAAGCCGGTACTATAATTCGTAGTGGAATTCTTATTAATCTACTCAATCCAAAACTCACTTTATTTTTCTTCTCATTTCTGCCTCAATATGCAAAGTCTATCAATGATAATTATATAACTGAATGTTTGCTTTATGGCTTTACATTTATGATTGTTACACTTTTAGTGTTTATTGGATATGGCTTACTAGCAGGAATAGCAAATAATTTTTTTATGAATTCTCCAAAAAGGATATCGCTGCTTCAAAAAACATTCGGTATTATCTTTATCGTTTTTGCAACACAGCTTGCATTTAGTTCAATTTAG
- a CDS encoding TetR/AcrR family transcriptional regulator encodes MNEETANTRKRGDTLVESIYDAAVKLIKEVGYANLNLTFQQIAKTAKTSRSVLYRRWATMFDLLMEIVDDRSSKALGGQLIDIIKNTGTLRGDLLSLHTSYQSTYEEVGPEILSAVLFEIGQGNNKVPEAEVDAAAKNILVMRKLLENAKSRGEKIKEVSDITLALPFNLIRMENLMYKNVDSRQIALFVDEILLPVFTE; translated from the coding sequence ATGAACGAGGAAACCGCAAATACACGAAAACGGGGAGATACGTTAGTAGAAAGTATTTATGACGCAGCAGTAAAGCTCATAAAAGAAGTCGGCTATGCAAATCTAAATCTTACTTTTCAGCAGATTGCAAAGACAGCAAAAACCAGCCGTAGTGTGTTATACCGCCGGTGGGCAACTATGTTTGATTTACTTATGGAAATAGTTGATGATAGATCATCTAAAGCACTTGGCGGTCAATTAATCGATATAATAAAAAATACCGGAACTTTAAGGGGAGATCTGTTAAGTTTACATACATCCTACCAGAGTACCTACGAAGAAGTTGGACCTGAAATTTTGAGTGCAGTTTTATTTGAAATAGGGCAAGGTAATAACAAAGTACCCGAAGCTGAGGTAGACGCAGCAGCAAAAAATATCCTGGTTATGCGAAAGTTACTGGAAAATGCAAAGTCAAGAGGCGAAAAGATAAAAGAGGTAAGCGATATAACACTAGCCTTACCGTTTAACCTTATTCGTATGGAAAATCTTATGTATAAAAATGTTGATTCGAGGCAGATTGCATTATTTGTCGATGAAATACTGCTTCCTGTTTTTACAGAGTAA
- a CDS encoding class I SAM-dependent methyltransferase, with product MTNNIMKSKPNYGLDGSPFGVTIFCFAGIVCFGGGVSLITFPSISLKIVAFVLILCGLLTTLVCGSYLYYIKLGKLRRRDKIISMIDWKGNEKVLDIGTGRGLLMIGAAKKLTLGKSIGIDIWNAENMHNNTYQNTMRNAELEGVLQKVEVRNEDVRSMSFPNDTFDVVLSNLCIHNIPTKDGRKKACQEIARVLKPNGTVIISDKSHIKEYGEFFAMEGLTVELFHTSYDGSLRRIVKAAKK from the coding sequence ATGACAAATAATATAATGAAATCAAAACCGAATTATGGTTTGGATGGTTCACCTTTCGGCGTTACCATTTTTTGTTTTGCGGGAATAGTTTGTTTTGGTGGAGGAGTTTCTTTAATCACTTTTCCCAGCATCAGCCTAAAAATTGTGGCCTTTGTTCTTATACTTTGCGGTTTGTTAACGACTCTTGTTTGTGGTTCATATCTTTATTACATTAAGCTCGGCAAACTACGCCGTAGGGACAAGATAATTTCCATGATTGATTGGAAAGGAAATGAAAAAGTCCTTGATATAGGTACTGGACGGGGACTTCTAATGATTGGTGCTGCAAAAAAATTGACTCTGGGAAAAAGCATCGGCATTGATATTTGGAATGCGGAAAATATGCACAACAATACTTATCAAAATACCATGAGAAATGCTGAACTTGAGGGGGTCCTTCAAAAAGTTGAAGTAAGAAATGAGGATGTGCGAAGTATGTCCTTTCCCAATGATACATTTGACGTGGTTCTTTCCAATCTTTGTATTCACAATATCCCTACCAAAGATGGACGAAAGAAAGCCTGCCAGGAAATAGCGAGAGTATTGAAACCGAATGGAACAGTGATCATTAGCGATAAATCACACATAAAAGAATATGGCGAATTTTTCGCAATGGAAGGGCTAACGGTGGAGCTTTTTCACACTTCTTATGACGGTTCACTCCGCAGGATTGTAAAGGCGGCCAAAAAGTAA
- a CDS encoding MFS transporter has protein sequence MEKENINNKYRTFTLVILLFGAFMDMLDTNIINIAIPSIQSNLQASSSAVQWTVNAYILGMALIIITGGRLGDILGRKKMFMIGVAGFTVASAISGSAPTINVMIFSNAIQGIMAGIMVPQVLSYIQVLFAPKERAGALGIYSGIGGFASVGGPLLAAFLIKINLLGLGWRTIFFINVPVGVFIFIAAAIVLTESKSINPLRVDIPGTLMAMTSLIMLLYPLIQGNSLGWPVWTYISMAASLIVCILFIVYEKHRMKLNKSPLIALNLFQIKSFVGGVSVFTLFMIAMIGYNIVFTFYLQMGLHFTPMHAALTALPFSLMLPVGAAFSVTKLAPRYGRNIVVIGLILCSLGLAGVELVMHGAGTSMSNWQLIPVLLIAGVGMGMVVAPLTDFSISQVPQQDAGSASGVLSMMQQVGSSIGIAILGTIFFNYIGSSFEFRGFTLGARYAIWSAVGILILTIPLVFLLPKKIHQNTDNL, from the coding sequence ATGGAGAAAGAAAATATAAACAATAAATACCGTACATTTACCTTAGTCATACTTCTATTTGGGGCTTTTATGGATATGTTGGATACTAATATAATCAACATTGCTATACCTTCAATTCAAAGCAATTTACAGGCTAGTTCGTCAGCTGTTCAGTGGACGGTAAACGCATATATCCTTGGAATGGCTCTAATTATAATTACTGGCGGGCGACTTGGGGATATTTTAGGTCGTAAAAAGATGTTCATGATAGGTGTAGCAGGGTTTACTGTTGCATCCGCTATTTCAGGTTCGGCTCCCACAATCAATGTTATGATTTTTTCGAACGCAATACAGGGAATCATGGCTGGGATAATGGTTCCACAGGTGCTTTCTTATATACAAGTTTTATTTGCGCCTAAAGAACGTGCCGGGGCACTTGGCATCTACAGTGGAATTGGTGGATTTGCAAGTGTTGGCGGACCATTATTGGCAGCATTCCTGATAAAGATTAATCTTCTTGGGCTAGGCTGGCGCACAATATTCTTCATTAATGTTCCGGTCGGAGTTTTCATTTTTATAGCAGCTGCTATTGTACTTACAGAATCAAAATCTATAAACCCGTTACGTGTAGATATACCGGGTACGCTAATGGCGATGACTTCGCTTATAATGCTGCTGTATCCGCTGATACAAGGGAATAGCTTGGGATGGCCTGTTTGGACATATATTTCAATGGCAGCTTCACTCATCGTTTGTATCCTTTTTATTGTCTATGAGAAGCACCGTATGAAACTGAATAAATCTCCTTTAATCGCACTAAACCTTTTCCAGATTAAGAGTTTTGTTGGAGGGGTATCGGTATTCACCTTATTTATGATTGCAATGATCGGCTATAATATCGTCTTTACTTTTTACTTACAAATGGGATTGCATTTTACACCTATGCACGCAGCTTTGACCGCATTGCCGTTTTCACTTATGCTCCCTGTAGGGGCAGCGTTTTCAGTAACGAAATTGGCGCCGCGATATGGTCGCAATATCGTTGTAATAGGTTTAATTTTATGCTCGCTTGGGCTTGCAGGTGTAGAATTAGTTATGCACGGAGCCGGTACATCTATGAGCAATTGGCAGTTAATTCCCGTACTTCTTATCGCTGGTGTGGGTATGGGCATGGTTGTAGCTCCTCTTACTGATTTTAGTATTTCACAAGTTCCACAACAGGATGCAGGTTCAGCTTCTGGTGTTTTGAGCATGATGCAGCAAGTTGGCAGCAGTATAGGTATTGCTATTCTCGGTACGATTTTTTTCAATTATATTGGAAGTTCATTTGAATTCAGAGGATTTACTTTGGGTGCAAGATATGCAATTTGGTCTGCTGTCGGTATTTTGATCTTAACTATACCACTTGTTTTCTTACTACCTAAAAAGATACACCAAAATACTGACAACCTGTAA
- a CDS encoding nitroreductase family protein: MPSAKLKEIQAEFEKLTPLIPGIKTELVVLPPSEMKITIPWRAPHYLVLYSDTTDGYLTNAGFLLQQADLYLSSIGLGSCYVGAGRPANEIKSGKKHVMILAFGVARNSPHRELSEFKRKPISEIVEGVDPRMEAVRLAPSAGNCQAWYFRCHDGIVDIYKRKLGILQGAIYNKLIPIDMGIALCHLWLASQHAEIEFHFELDMSGIEVSNSLTTFGRVTS, from the coding sequence TTGCCTTCGGCAAAGCTCAAAGAAATACAAGCTGAATTTGAGAAACTTACTCCCCTTATACCAGGTATAAAAACGGAATTGGTCGTACTCCCTCCTAGCGAAATGAAGATAACTATTCCATGGAGAGCTCCTCATTATCTGGTACTGTACTCCGATACTACTGATGGTTACCTAACCAATGCTGGTTTTCTACTCCAGCAAGCAGATTTATACTTGTCCTCCATCGGACTTGGAAGTTGCTATGTCGGAGCAGGGCGTCCGGCAAACGAAATAAAGAGTGGCAAGAAACATGTTATGATTTTAGCTTTTGGAGTAGCCAGGAACTCTCCACACAGGGAGTTGTCTGAATTTAAACGGAAGCCCATATCCGAGATTGTGGAAGGTGTAGATCCAAGAATGGAGGCGGTACGGCTAGCTCCGTCTGCAGGGAACTGTCAAGCATGGTATTTTCGCTGTCATGATGGCATTGTGGATATCTATAAGAGAAAGCTAGGAATTCTTCAGGGTGCTATTTATAACAAGTTGATTCCCATTGACATGGGCATTGCCTTATGCCACCTTTGGTTAGCTAGCCAGCATGCAGAAATAGAATTTCATTTCGAGCTAGATATGAGCGGTATTGAAGTGTCAAACAGCTTAACTACCTTTGGGCGGGTGACAAGTTAA
- a CDS encoding amidohydrolase family protein, with protein sequence MIIDGHSHVILPVEKHIETMDKAGVDKTILFSTRIHPEKADNLTDLKKEMKSLSEIVNGNSNALLIKNDSAITELKDAIEKYPSRYIGFGKIPTGLNKNDTSSYIEEHIIKNNIAGLGEFTLSSGQVKILKTVFEASIEFGKLPIWIHAFNPLNLQDINEIAELAKLFPAIPVIMGHMGGTNWLTAIELSREIPNLYLDTSAYFSTLVLKIAVNELPHKCIFGVDMPYGDLQLSLDTVRKVCNDSSISSAVLGENIAKLLDL encoded by the coding sequence ATGATTATTGATGGACATTCTCATGTCATTCTTCCAGTAGAAAAACACATTGAAACAATGGATAAAGCTGGAGTTGATAAAACTATTCTCTTTTCAACAAGAATACATCCCGAAAAAGCAGATAATCTAACTGATTTAAAGAAAGAAATGAAATCATTAAGTGAAATTGTAAATGGTAACTCAAATGCATTATTGATTAAAAATGACAGCGCTATTACTGAGCTCAAGGACGCAATAGAAAAATATCCATCAAGGTATATTGGCTTTGGCAAAATACCTACAGGACTAAATAAAAATGATACAAGCTCATATATCGAAGAACACATAATAAAAAATAACATTGCTGGACTCGGAGAATTTACACTATCTAGTGGACAAGTAAAAATACTTAAAACTGTTTTTGAAGCTTCCATTGAATTTGGAAAATTACCCATATGGATACATGCTTTTAATCCTTTAAATTTACAAGACATTAATGAAATTGCAGAATTAGCTAAGTTATTCCCTGCTATTCCAGTTATAATGGGTCATATGGGTGGCACTAATTGGCTAACAGCAATAGAATTATCCAGAGAAATTCCAAATTTATATCTTGATACATCAGCCTATTTTTCTACCCTTGTTTTAAAAATAGCTGTAAATGAGCTTCCACATAAATGTATCTTTGGTGTAGACATGCCTTATGGTGATTTGCAATTATCACTGGATACAGTAAGAAAAGTATGCAATGATTCATCTATCAGCAGTGCTGTTTTAGGTGAAAACATAGCAAAACTACTAGATCTATAA
- a CDS encoding YbhB/YbcL family Raf kinase inhibitor-like protein has product MIVTSTGIINGIIQDKYGSRGEYFNENGVPTFSIPLKIENAPVNTVSFAIVLEDKDAYPVTGGFSWIHWLAANITRNELKDNESQTAEDFIQGINSWTSLQGNQQSKELSSYYGGMTPPDKSHVYEIHVFALDKLLNLQRGFLLNELYHLMDEHILEEYTLKGTYEN; this is encoded by the coding sequence ATGATAGTAACAAGTACAGGAATTATAAATGGAATAATTCAAGATAAATATGGAAGCCGTGGAGAATATTTTAATGAAAATGGAGTCCCTACTTTTTCGATTCCTTTAAAAATTGAAAATGCTCCAGTAAATACTGTTTCATTTGCAATAGTATTAGAGGATAAAGATGCTTATCCGGTGACAGGAGGCTTTTCATGGATACACTGGCTTGCAGCAAATATTACACGTAATGAATTGAAAGATAATGAGAGTCAGACGGCAGAGGATTTTATACAAGGTATAAATAGCTGGACTAGCTTACAAGGGAATCAGCAGTCAAAAGAGCTTTCTAGCTATTATGGCGGTATGACACCACCAGATAAATCACATGTTTATGAGATACATGTTTTTGCTTTAGATAAACTGCTGAATCTACAAAGAGGCTTCTTGTTAAATGAACTATATCATCTGATGGATGAACATATTTTAGAAGAATATACGTTGAAAGGAACTTATGAAAATTAG